Proteins encoded by one window of Agarivorans sp. Alg241-V36:
- a CDS encoding sensor histidine kinase, with the protein MILSDFSLLLSLAQQMSVFLVIAYLLSKTPAFLPLTNLSPRLPNTLTIYCLFSGFCILGSNFGLAIDDAIANTRAVGAVLGGLFGGPVLGLLVGFTGGMHRYFMGGFTDVACAVSTTLEGLVGGLFHLWIRRRSLHNEHLFSPTIAFVATLIAETLQMLLILLIAKPFEQALALVEVIALPMVLANSVGAALFMMMIRDRRRLYDKFSSHSSAKALNLAQRMVGIFHQGFKQEDAVRIANIIHEETGVSAVAITDTQQVLAFKGMGSDHHHAGRPISSKQTYQAINENRVVFADGVEEPYQCSSSDKCPLGSSLVVPIRGSENDVIGTVKLYESKRRLFLHINRALGEGIAKVIAEQLRDSHVQQQQQLLTEAELKLARAQINPHFLFNALNTISAVVKRDASSARLLIADLALFLRINLKRNQQSSLVSVELEHVNAYLHIEQVRFADRLVIKQDIDESFMHLELPTFTLQPLVENAIKHGTAHLLETGEITIYSRVSNGVKQLVVEDNAGLYQKPEQATSEGLGMHIVDTRLRNAFGTSFALQVECQLNQYTRVIISLPEEQNK; encoded by the coding sequence ATGATATTGAGTGATTTTTCCCTGCTATTATCTTTAGCCCAACAAATGAGCGTTTTTCTGGTGATTGCTTACCTGTTAAGTAAAACGCCAGCCTTTCTTCCACTCACTAATTTATCGCCACGCTTACCTAATACCCTCACCATTTATTGCCTGTTTTCCGGCTTTTGTATTCTAGGGTCTAACTTTGGTTTAGCCATTGACGATGCCATTGCCAATACTCGAGCAGTGGGTGCAGTACTCGGTGGTTTGTTTGGTGGTCCAGTACTTGGTTTATTGGTAGGTTTTACTGGCGGTATGCACCGCTATTTTATGGGCGGGTTCACCGATGTCGCTTGCGCGGTATCAACCACCTTAGAGGGCTTAGTTGGCGGTTTATTTCACCTGTGGATCCGCAGACGTAGCCTACACAACGAACATCTGTTTTCACCAACCATTGCTTTTGTCGCGACACTGATCGCCGAAACCCTACAAATGCTGCTAATTCTGCTAATTGCTAAGCCCTTTGAGCAAGCGCTAGCTTTGGTCGAAGTTATAGCCTTGCCCATGGTATTAGCTAACTCTGTAGGTGCTGCGCTATTCATGATGATGATTAGAGACCGTCGCCGTTTATACGACAAATTTAGTAGTCACTCTTCGGCCAAGGCGCTTAACCTCGCCCAGCGTATGGTGGGTATTTTTCACCAAGGCTTTAAACAAGAAGACGCGGTTCGTATTGCCAATATAATCCATGAAGAAACCGGCGTATCAGCGGTGGCAATAACTGATACCCAACAAGTATTGGCTTTTAAAGGCATGGGCAGCGACCACCATCATGCCGGTCGGCCTATTTCTTCAAAACAAACCTACCAAGCGATTAATGAAAACAGGGTGGTATTTGCCGACGGTGTAGAAGAGCCCTACCAATGCAGCTCAAGTGATAAATGCCCACTGGGTTCGTCCTTGGTGGTGCCTATTCGTGGTAGCGAGAACGATGTGATTGGCACCGTGAAATTGTACGAATCGAAGCGTCGTTTGTTTCTGCACATTAACCGCGCGCTAGGTGAAGGTATTGCTAAGGTGATTGCCGAACAGCTGCGCGACAGCCACGTACAACAGCAACAACAGCTACTCACAGAAGCAGAGCTAAAACTGGCGCGGGCACAAATTAATCCGCATTTTTTGTTCAATGCCTTAAATACCATTAGTGCCGTGGTAAAACGGGATGCCAGCTCTGCCCGCCTACTAATTGCCGATTTAGCCTTGTTCTTGCGAATTAATTTAAAGCGTAACCAGCAAAGTAGTTTGGTCAGCGTGGAACTGGAACATGTGAATGCTTACCTGCATATTGAACAAGTGCGCTTTGCCGATAGGCTGGTGATTAAACAAGATATTGATGAATCGTTTATGCACTTGGAGTTGCCCACCTTTACCTTGCAGCCCTTAGTCGAAAACGCCATTAAACACGGCACCGCTCATTTGCTTGAAACCGGTGAAATCACCATTTATAGCCGCGTAAGCAATGGAGTGAAACAGCTGGTTGTGGAAGACAATGCAGGTCTTTATCAAAAACCAGAACAAGCCACCAGCGAAGGCTTAGGCATGCACATTGTCGATACCCGCTTACGCAATGCCTTTGGCACCTCATTCGCGCTACAAGTAGAGTGCCAGCTGAACCAATATACCCGCGTTATCATCTCACTGCCCGAGGAGCAAAATAAATGA
- a CDS encoding TIGR01621 family pseudouridine synthase yields MQKLRLVAEHNDFIVVNKPSGINFHTESGELGLVELARQQFAIELWPVHRLDKLTSGLLLLAKNKSAAARFQELFSQGLVNKYYLALVSNKPKKKQGLIKGDMLKARNGSWKLGHSSDNPAITQFFSFALLPKRRLFLLKPHTGRTHQLRVALKSLGAPILGDARYGGEPAERGYLHAFGLQFNWGEQSLHFTALDNLDGDFERFEIAEKIASLTKPWEVAFPQLKGS; encoded by the coding sequence ATGCAAAAGCTCCGACTCGTGGCCGAACACAACGATTTTATAGTGGTAAATAAACCTAGCGGAATTAACTTTCATACCGAGTCTGGCGAGTTGGGGCTGGTTGAATTGGCACGCCAGCAATTCGCCATAGAGTTATGGCCGGTGCATCGCTTAGATAAGTTAACCTCTGGCTTATTATTACTAGCAAAAAACAAATCGGCGGCCGCGCGTTTTCAAGAACTGTTTAGCCAAGGTTTAGTCAACAAATATTACCTAGCCTTAGTCTCTAACAAACCTAAGAAGAAACAAGGCTTAATAAAAGGCGATATGCTAAAAGCGCGTAACGGCAGTTGGAAGCTCGGGCATAGTAGTGATAACCCCGCCATTACTCAGTTTTTTAGCTTCGCCCTGTTACCAAAACGCCGTTTGTTTTTGTTAAAGCCCCATACCGGTCGTACCCATCAATTGCGGGTTGCCCTTAAAAGTTTAGGCGCACCAATATTAGGTGATGCTCGTTATGGCGGTGAGCCGGCAGAGCGGGGCTATTTACATGCCTTTGGCCTGCAGTTTAATTGGGGTGAGCAATCACTGCATTTTACGGCTTTAGATAACCTTGATGGTGATTTTGAGCGTTTTGAAATAGCAGAAAAAATTGCCAGTTTAACCAAACCTTGGGAAGTGGCCTTTCCGCAACTTAAAGGTAGTTGA
- a CDS encoding carbon starvation protein A yields the protein MLWFLFCVAALLGGYFIYGAFVEKVFGIKEQRQTPAYAKQDGVDYVPMSKKKVYLIQLLNIAGVGPIFGPIMGALYGPAAMLWIVVGCIFAGATHDYFSGMLSVRNGGASVPALSGRYLGKSARHFMNIFAIVLLLLVGVVFVSAPAGMLTNLINDQAGLSLGLGTMVSLIFVYYIIATIVPIDKIIGRFYPLFGALLIFMSVGLITAVAFSSEHQVMGNFEVSQMFTNMNPNDLPLWPALFITIACGAISGFHATQSPLMARCVENEKNGRFVFYGAMIGEGVIALIWCAIALSFFNSMEGLQAAVANGGPGKVVYDASFGLLGVFGGILAFLGVVILPITSGDTAFRSSRLILAEYFNLSQKPVKNRLLIALPIFIIGGILTQVDFGVIWRYFGFANQTTAVMMLWTATAYLLRNDKFHWITTVPAMFMTTVVVTFILNSSTLGFGLPMTISTVAGVVTTLVITGLLIAKLKGIGEDDLDEELDDTTRLNSAKEA from the coding sequence ATGCTTTGGTTTCTATTTTGCGTCGCAGCGTTGCTCGGCGGCTACTTCATTTACGGTGCCTTTGTAGAAAAGGTATTTGGCATTAAAGAACAACGACAAACCCCGGCATATGCCAAGCAAGATGGCGTTGATTACGTGCCGATGTCGAAGAAAAAAGTTTATTTAATCCAATTACTTAACATTGCAGGCGTGGGGCCAATTTTTGGTCCAATTATGGGCGCCCTTTACGGCCCAGCAGCCATGTTATGGATTGTGGTTGGCTGTATTTTTGCAGGCGCAACCCACGACTACTTCTCTGGCATGTTGTCAGTTCGTAATGGCGGCGCTTCAGTCCCCGCTCTATCTGGTCGCTATTTAGGAAAAAGCGCCCGTCACTTTATGAACATTTTTGCGATTGTTTTGCTGCTGTTAGTTGGTGTGGTGTTTGTTTCCGCTCCTGCAGGCATGTTGACCAACCTGATTAACGACCAAGCGGGTTTAAGCCTTGGTTTAGGCACTATGGTTAGCCTAATTTTTGTTTACTACATCATCGCTACCATCGTCCCCATCGACAAAATTATCGGTCGTTTCTACCCACTATTTGGCGCGCTACTTATTTTTATGTCGGTAGGGCTTATTACCGCTGTAGCTTTCTCTAGTGAACACCAAGTAATGGGCAACTTTGAAGTTAGCCAAATGTTCACTAACATGAACCCGAACGACTTACCATTGTGGCCAGCCCTGTTTATTACTATTGCTTGTGGCGCTATCTCTGGTTTTCATGCCACTCAGTCACCGTTAATGGCGCGCTGTGTAGAGAACGAGAAAAATGGTCGCTTTGTATTTTATGGCGCAATGATTGGTGAAGGTGTTATTGCCTTAATTTGGTGTGCTATCGCTTTATCGTTCTTCAACTCGATGGAAGGTTTACAAGCTGCAGTAGCTAACGGTGGCCCAGGTAAAGTGGTTTACGATGCTTCCTTTGGTCTACTAGGTGTATTTGGCGGCATCTTGGCTTTCTTGGGAGTGGTTATTTTACCTATCACCTCTGGCGATACTGCATTTCGTTCAAGCCGTTTAATTTTGGCCGAGTACTTTAACCTTTCTCAAAAACCGGTTAAAAATCGCTTATTGATTGCGCTACCTATTTTCATCATCGGCGGCATTCTTACCCAAGTAGATTTTGGGGTTATTTGGCGCTACTTCGGTTTTGCTAACCAAACCACTGCAGTGATGATGTTATGGACGGCCACCGCTTACTTGCTACGCAATGATAAATTCCACTGGATAACCACTGTTCCGGCGATGTTTATGACAACAGTTGTAGTGACCTTTATCCTAAACTCAAGCACGCTGGGCTTTGGATTGCCGATGACTATCTCAACCGTGGCCGGAGTGGTTACTACGTTAGTCATTACTGGGCTGCTGATTGCCAAACTAAAAGGCATTGGTGAAGATGATTTGGATGAAGAGTTAGATGACACAACAAGACTAAATTCGGCCAAAGAAGCCTAA
- a CDS encoding diguanylate cyclase, with product MQKILIVEDSPTVLKILSHLSSRLNQLEPVFASSLEQAKQLYSAEPDSFFAALADFNLPDAPNGELIDYLLEKKLPTVVLSGSFDEQTQSLLIIKGVVDYVLKEGRYSYELAFDTLNQLYLNQNTKVLVAEDSELARKHICGLLKRHLFQVIEANDGQEAFQHLQDDPDIKLLISDYQMPNMDGFQLVQKVRHEMGQRRISILGLSSADNATVSSKFIKNGANDYLHKPFSIEEFQCRVNHSLHTLALVEKLEKAAYQDYLTSIPNRRFFIKHGRKLHQKAEDKNSQLAVAVLDIDHFKKFNDQYGHEAGDAVLIHFSSLLKTGLANFLFARTGGEEFSVAMAGLSNEQAYQLLDAFREQVATTEFIYDETPLSISVSIGVTNNLEEHLDAQLNRADELLYNAKDAGRNIVVGD from the coding sequence ATGCAGAAAATTCTTATTGTAGAAGACAGCCCAACGGTACTAAAAATTCTCAGCCATTTGTCTTCGCGCTTGAATCAGCTTGAGCCAGTATTTGCCTCCAGCTTAGAACAAGCCAAGCAATTGTACAGCGCCGAACCCGATAGCTTCTTTGCGGCACTGGCAGATTTCAATTTGCCCGACGCGCCAAACGGGGAGCTTATTGACTATTTATTGGAAAAAAAACTTCCCACCGTAGTGCTTTCAGGCTCATTTGATGAACAAACCCAATCACTACTAATCATTAAGGGCGTAGTTGACTATGTGCTGAAAGAAGGTCGCTATTCCTACGAGTTAGCCTTTGACACCCTAAATCAACTCTACCTAAACCAAAATACCAAAGTACTGGTTGCCGAAGACTCAGAGCTAGCCAGAAAACACATCTGTGGCTTGTTAAAGCGTCACCTATTCCAAGTAATTGAAGCCAACGACGGACAGGAAGCCTTCCAGCATTTACAAGATGATCCAGACATTAAGCTGCTAATTAGTGATTATCAGATGCCGAATATGGATGGTTTCCAGCTGGTTCAAAAAGTACGCCACGAAATGGGCCAGCGACGGATAAGCATTCTTGGTTTATCCTCCGCCGACAATGCCACCGTATCAAGTAAGTTCATTAAAAACGGTGCTAACGATTACTTGCACAAGCCTTTCTCTATTGAAGAGTTTCAATGTCGGGTTAATCACAGCCTGCACACCTTAGCGCTAGTAGAAAAGCTAGAAAAAGCCGCCTACCAAGATTATTTAACCTCTATTCCTAACCGTCGATTCTTCATTAAACATGGCCGTAAACTGCATCAAAAAGCCGAGGATAAAAACTCTCAACTGGCAGTAGCGGTACTCGATATTGATCACTTTAAAAAGTTTAACGATCAATATGGCCACGAAGCTGGCGATGCAGTATTAATTCACTTCTCTAGTTTGTTAAAAACAGGTTTAGCCAATTTCTTGTTCGCTCGAACTGGCGGCGAAGAATTTAGTGTGGCAATGGCGGGGCTTAGCAACGAACAAGCCTATCAACTGCTCGATGCTTTCCGTGAACAAGTTGCTACTACAGAGTTTATTTACGATGAAACTCCATTGTCGATTAGCGTGAGCATTGGCGTAACCAACAACCTAGAAGAGCATTTAGATGCGCAGCTCAACAGAGCCGATGAGCTGCTCTATAACGCCAAAGATGCTGGACGAAATATTGTTGTTGGAGACTAG
- a CDS encoding DUF748 domain-containing protein produces MRWQQATAWQKAGVYFVIAFILYVVLSLSLLPWVIKQQVEKQLTQLTGHSVTLQQADFHPLKLSLTLRHFAIKELDEQQAQPLASFERLYVDFTLSSLFYWSWNFDALELDGLFFHLSRLKSGALNIDSLFPSTAEEQNAEPESSEQASVPRLRVTQFMLRNAQLKLSDYLPEQAVDFSISSFDLLLNDFYTQKTGDGANAYSIEAQVGERGRLSWSGAVDLPASQVSGSFALEEFQLPRLFAFLRPYTDLRISQGAVTLSTDYLIDYQQQFQFVTEQGLLSIDQFELSAFEDTRAKFEQLSLNNIVFDLNQQHLSLGDIGLNQGLLSANFDKHSQLDWLSWLHFDKLAVETQDPNDAEQGDKSSAIEEDVQDTQAASEDSPFVLSHNSIQVNDFELKLGEAWLGTAKKHQLLIQALSLGGFSSDMQQTTEIALDARLYKQTPVNAKLAFSGPEQRLSGQVSLSQLALSQLEKWYSPFVRLDINSGQLALSSELDMQLADSFTLTSSKGRLALSQINLAVPEQAENSHWLAANDLVADGINVDLTKQTVDIASISSEALEFIVSLDEQGNLDTLEHLGFAVNNNSEQSDTEIEPEQLSNLALESEPISADEASEISLEKQVKSELEQDTLAAEESDESEFEEQSGWLVNIGQLSAADSRFSLSEAYSGQMLNHQLKAPLIEVSNIRSDLSSAMSIVADLQAEQGGDIAISGEIALADKQAELNLKASQFGLAFYQAYLAQYTELKLESAKFNTDMQVQLDWQEQFALALKGPLSIETLHLKDARAQSDLLKWSEFNLSQLDLDTRQRRLALGELNFIQPYFLIEISEDFSTNLAGIVKSPEASETKLEQPTEELDEQAIKPENSQSASWQISIAQTQFSQGLVDFADYSLDPNFAAKIEKVAGKIGSLTQDPSQPAEVSLSGEVDGYAPVTFGGEIAPLAAEPAFDAALDFKHLELTRLNAYSGTYAGYVIERGQMSLALAYKLKQSQLQGSNQVYIEQLQLGKRTNSEKATSLPVELAIALLEDDQGVIDLGLEVSGDVNDPDFNVGGLVMKALGGALKKIVTSPFALIGSLIGSDETLNEVSFVAGSSEIEQQQLTQLGQLAEGLKKRPQLKIALVGSIDPAQDIPALKRQALAKQLNQQANLDIAPQDISLSAVLENRSLRTALVNLAQVNIEEASRNEDRQQLTQSLQEQELLSPERLNQELHSLWYQRLVDQQTLNDGDLESFAEQRAIAVKDVLTEQNELAIDRAFVQRQALDKQSGKMLVTLSIIAD; encoded by the coding sequence ATGCGTTGGCAGCAAGCGACTGCTTGGCAAAAAGCCGGGGTGTATTTTGTTATAGCTTTTATACTTTATGTTGTGCTGTCACTAAGCTTGCTACCTTGGGTGATCAAGCAACAAGTTGAAAAGCAGTTAACCCAGCTCACGGGTCACTCGGTTACTCTGCAACAAGCAGACTTTCATCCTCTCAAGCTTTCGTTAACGCTGCGTCACTTTGCCATTAAAGAACTGGATGAACAGCAAGCTCAGCCTTTGGCAAGTTTCGAGCGCCTCTATGTAGATTTCACTTTAAGTTCTTTATTTTACTGGAGTTGGAATTTTGATGCCTTAGAGCTAGATGGCTTGTTCTTCCACCTTAGCCGCTTAAAAAGCGGCGCGCTAAATATAGATAGCCTATTCCCAAGCACTGCTGAAGAGCAAAACGCAGAGCCAGAAAGCAGCGAACAAGCTAGCGTTCCCCGCTTGCGGGTTACGCAGTTTATGCTGCGTAATGCTCAGTTAAAGCTGAGTGATTACTTGCCAGAGCAAGCGGTCGATTTCTCGATCTCTAGTTTCGATTTATTGCTGAATGACTTTTACACCCAGAAAACTGGTGATGGCGCCAATGCCTATAGTATCGAGGCGCAAGTTGGTGAACGTGGTCGTTTGTCTTGGAGCGGAGCAGTAGATTTGCCAGCTTCGCAGGTATCAGGGAGTTTCGCCTTAGAAGAATTTCAGTTGCCGCGCCTTTTTGCTTTTTTACGACCTTACACCGATTTACGAATTAGCCAAGGAGCGGTAACGCTTAGCACCGATTACTTAATTGATTACCAACAACAGTTTCAGTTTGTTACTGAACAAGGGCTGCTGAGTATTGATCAATTTGAGCTGAGCGCTTTTGAGGATACTCGCGCTAAGTTCGAACAGCTCTCACTCAATAACATCGTTTTTGATTTGAATCAGCAACATCTGAGCTTAGGGGATATAGGCCTCAACCAAGGTTTACTCAGCGCTAACTTTGATAAGCATTCCCAACTAGATTGGCTATCTTGGTTGCATTTCGACAAACTGGCCGTTGAGACTCAAGACCCGAATGATGCAGAGCAAGGGGATAAATCATCTGCTATTGAAGAGGATGTTCAGGATACACAAGCTGCTAGTGAGGATTCGCCCTTTGTACTTAGTCACAACAGCATTCAAGTGAATGACTTTGAACTAAAGCTGGGGGAAGCTTGGTTAGGTACCGCCAAAAAACACCAACTGTTGATACAAGCGCTTAGCCTTGGAGGTTTCTCTAGTGATATGCAGCAAACCACTGAAATAGCGCTTGATGCACGTTTGTACAAGCAGACTCCAGTTAATGCAAAGCTAGCTTTTAGTGGTCCAGAGCAGCGTTTAAGCGGTCAAGTAAGCCTTAGCCAACTGGCGCTAAGCCAACTAGAAAAATGGTATTCCCCCTTTGTTCGACTAGATATAAACAGTGGGCAATTGGCTTTAAGCAGTGAGCTAGATATGCAGCTCGCAGACAGTTTTACGCTCACTTCCTCCAAAGGGCGCTTAGCTTTGTCGCAAATCAATCTGGCCGTGCCAGAGCAAGCTGAAAACTCCCATTGGTTGGCGGCTAATGATCTTGTCGCCGACGGCATTAATGTCGACTTAACCAAGCAAACCGTCGATATTGCGAGCATTAGCAGTGAAGCCTTAGAGTTTATTGTCAGCCTTGATGAACAAGGTAATTTGGACACGCTTGAACACCTAGGATTTGCAGTAAATAACAACAGTGAACAAAGCGATACAGAAATTGAGCCTGAGCAGCTAAGTAATCTAGCTCTTGAGTCTGAGCCAATTAGTGCTGATGAAGCCAGTGAAATTTCCTTAGAAAAGCAGGTTAAGTCAGAACTTGAGCAAGATACTTTAGCAGCAGAAGAATCTGACGAAAGTGAGTTTGAAGAGCAATCCGGATGGTTGGTTAATATTGGCCAATTAAGCGCAGCTGATTCGCGTTTTAGTTTGAGCGAAGCTTATTCAGGGCAGATGCTTAATCACCAACTGAAAGCGCCTTTAATTGAGGTTTCTAATATACGTTCTGATTTAAGCTCTGCGATGAGTATTGTTGCTGACTTGCAAGCTGAGCAGGGCGGGGATATTGCGATAAGTGGTGAAATTGCGCTTGCCGATAAACAAGCAGAGTTAAACCTTAAAGCAAGCCAATTTGGCTTAGCCTTTTATCAAGCCTACTTGGCGCAATACACCGAACTAAAACTTGAGTCGGCCAAATTTAACACCGACATGCAAGTACAACTAGATTGGCAAGAGCAATTTGCACTGGCGTTAAAAGGCCCTCTCAGCATTGAAACGCTGCATCTAAAAGATGCTAGGGCGCAGTCTGATTTACTAAAATGGTCTGAGTTTAATCTTAGCCAATTAGATTTAGATACTCGCCAACGACGCCTTGCTTTGGGTGAACTTAACTTTATTCAACCCTACTTTTTAATCGAGATATCAGAAGACTTTTCCACTAATTTGGCGGGGATCGTAAAATCACCTGAGGCAAGTGAAACCAAGCTTGAACAGCCAACAGAAGAACTTGATGAACAGGCTATTAAGCCAGAAAATAGTCAGTCAGCAAGCTGGCAAATAAGTATTGCGCAAACCCAGTTTAGCCAAGGTTTAGTGGATTTCGCGGATTACTCTTTAGATCCTAATTTTGCCGCCAAAATAGAAAAGGTGGCGGGTAAAATTGGCAGCTTAACTCAAGACCCTAGCCAGCCTGCTGAAGTGAGCTTAAGTGGAGAAGTGGACGGCTATGCTCCAGTAACTTTTGGCGGCGAAATTGCGCCTCTAGCTGCAGAACCTGCTTTCGACGCTGCGCTTGATTTTAAACACTTGGAGCTTACTCGCTTAAACGCTTATTCGGGTACCTATGCAGGCTATGTGATTGAGCGAGGGCAAATGTCTTTAGCTTTAGCTTACAAGCTAAAACAGAGTCAGTTGCAGGGCAGTAATCAAGTGTACATTGAACAGCTACAGTTGGGTAAACGCACTAACAGTGAGAAGGCAACTTCATTACCGGTGGAGCTTGCTATTGCCTTGCTAGAAGATGATCAAGGCGTTATTGACCTAGGTTTGGAAGTGAGCGGTGATGTTAACGACCCCGACTTCAATGTTGGCGGATTGGTAATGAAAGCCTTAGGCGGCGCACTTAAAAAAATTGTGACATCTCCCTTTGCTTTAATCGGCTCTTTAATTGGCAGTGATGAAACCTTAAATGAAGTGAGCTTTGTTGCAGGCAGCAGTGAGATTGAGCAGCAACAGCTTACTCAACTGGGCCAATTGGCCGAAGGACTAAAAAAACGTCCACAGCTAAAAATTGCCTTAGTTGGCTCCATCGACCCCGCTCAAGATATTCCAGCTCTCAAAAGACAGGCTCTTGCTAAGCAGCTTAATCAACAGGCTAATTTAGATATTGCGCCACAAGATATTAGCTTAAGTGCAGTACTAGAGAATCGCAGTTTGCGAACCGCTTTAGTTAACTTGGCTCAAGTAAATATTGAAGAAGCAAGCCGTAATGAAGACCGCCAGCAGCTCACTCAAAGCTTACAAGAGCAAGAGCTACTTAGCCCCGAGCGTTTAAATCAAGAATTACATAGCTTGTGGTATCAGCGCTTAGTAGACCAACAAACCCTTAATGATGGTGATTTAGAAAGTTTTGCAGAGCAGCGTGCCATTGCGGTGAAAGATGTGCTCACCGAACAAAACGAACTGGCCATTGACCGGGCCTTTGTGCAACGCCAAGCATTAGACAAACAAAGCGGTAAGATGCTGGTAACCTTAAGTATTATTGCCGATTAA
- the btsR gene encoding two-component system response regulator BtsR — protein sequence MRAIIVDDEPLARDELQEMLQSYPEIEVVAQFGNAIECLKHLKQLQAEVLFLDIEMPQISGLELANMIDSDNAPAIVFVTAYDQFALDAFEQNAVDYLLKPIDPTRLCKSIKRLKERLPDSQPEVTDAGSHHRYQHMLKEQQLRLIPCYYQQRVKLIRLEDIEHASSDLSGVHVATENGSYHTQLTLKVLEDKSPLLRCHRQHLVNVEAISEISLEDNGGAVLFTKSGEQLPVSRRYFKSIKEHFGL from the coding sequence ATGAGAGCAATCATTGTTGACGATGAACCCTTGGCCAGAGATGAACTGCAAGAGATGCTGCAAAGTTACCCAGAAATTGAAGTCGTCGCGCAATTTGGTAATGCCATCGAATGCTTAAAACACCTTAAGCAACTCCAAGCCGAGGTATTGTTTTTAGATATAGAAATGCCGCAAATTAGCGGTTTAGAGCTCGCCAACATGATTGATAGCGATAATGCGCCAGCCATTGTATTTGTGACGGCTTACGATCAATTTGCGCTAGATGCTTTTGAGCAAAATGCGGTGGACTATTTGCTTAAACCCATCGACCCAACACGCCTATGTAAATCCATAAAACGCTTAAAAGAGCGCCTGCCAGATAGCCAGCCCGAAGTCACTGACGCAGGCTCGCACCACCGCTATCAACACATGCTCAAAGAACAGCAACTTCGCTTAATTCCCTGCTACTACCAACAACGGGTAAAACTAATACGTTTGGAAGATATAGAGCATGCTTCTAGCGATCTAAGTGGGGTGCATGTTGCCACCGAAAATGGCAGCTATCACACTCAGCTCACCCTAAAAGTATTAGAAGATAAATCGCCTTTATTACGCTGCCACCGCCAACACTTGGTGAATGTAGAAGCGATCTCTGAAATATCCCTAGAAGACAATGGTGGCGCAGTATTGTTCACCAAAAGTGGCGAACAGCTGCCAGTAAGCCGCCGCTACTTTAAGTCGATTAAAGAGCATTTTGGCTTATAA
- a CDS encoding LysE family transporter: MYWAEFLTVVVVHLLAVASPGPDLAVVLKNSISLGRRAAIFTSLGVGCGIMVHVIYSVLGIGLIISQSIWLFNVIKWLGAAYLIWIGIQGLRAKCRDGADIEADTGLKLSDKSAFLSGFMTNGLNPKATLFFLSLFTVVISPSTPMLVQLGYGLYMVFATALWFAMISWLFSTARVRRKFLQVGHWFDRSMGFVLVSLGIRLLFSSRN, translated from the coding sequence GTGTACTGGGCTGAATTTTTAACCGTGGTTGTGGTGCATTTGTTAGCGGTGGCGTCACCGGGACCAGACCTAGCCGTAGTGCTAAAAAATAGCATTTCTCTCGGGCGTAGAGCGGCTATATTTACTTCCCTTGGTGTAGGCTGCGGGATTATGGTTCATGTGATTTATTCGGTGTTGGGCATCGGGCTAATCATCTCTCAGTCGATTTGGCTATTTAACGTGATTAAGTGGTTAGGCGCTGCCTATCTAATTTGGATCGGTATTCAAGGTTTGCGAGCAAAGTGTCGGGATGGCGCCGACATTGAAGCCGATACAGGCCTTAAACTTAGCGATAAAAGTGCCTTTTTAAGTGGTTTTATGACTAACGGTTTAAACCCTAAAGCGACCTTGTTTTTCCTATCATTATTTACTGTGGTTATTAGCCCTAGCACACCAATGCTAGTGCAGTTAGGCTATGGTTTATATATGGTTTTTGCTACAGCCTTGTGGTTTGCCATGATCTCTTGGCTGTTTAGTACGGCTCGGGTTCGCCGCAAGTTTTTGCAAGTAGGGCACTGGTTTGATCGCAGTATGGGTTTTGTTTTAGTGAGTTTGGGAATTCGTTTGCTTTTTAGTAGTCGAAACTAA